Proteins encoded by one window of Lathyrus oleraceus cultivar Zhongwan6 chromosome 1, CAAS_Psat_ZW6_1.0, whole genome shotgun sequence:
- the LOC127115170 gene encoding uncharacterized protein LOC127115170: protein MEESQSISDYFSRVLAIVNQLKRNGEDVDEVKVMEKILRTLNSSFDFIVTNIEENKDLKTMNIEQLMGSLQAYEEKQKRKIKQKEAMEKLLQLNIKEANYANYKSQRGRGRGQDRGRGRGHGGEGRGSYNNYSNNGERSWNPQATRGRGRGNSWSRCDKSQIKCFNCKKIGHYASECRFSKKVVEKANFVEEKGREEETLLLACQNQVEEKRNKWYLDTGASNHMCGDRSMFVEINEATTGNVSFGDDSKIPVKGKGQPDGGAA, encoded by the exons ATGGAAGAGTCTCAGTCAATTTCTGATTATTTTTCTCGAGTATTGGCCATAGTCAATCAACTTAAAAGAAATGGTGAAGATGTTGATGAGGTAAAAGTCATGGAGAAAATACTTCgcactttaaattcaagtttTGACTTCATTGTTACCAACATTGAAGAAAACAAGGATTTAAAGACCATGAATATTGAGCAACTCATGGGTTCCTTACAAGCATAcgaagaaaaacaaaagagaaaaattaaaCAAAAGGAGGCTATGGAGAAACTACTACAACTCAACATAAAGGAAGCAAATTATGCGAATTACAAGAGCCAAAGAGGACGAGGTCGTGGCCAAGATCGTGGGCGTGGACGAGGACATGGAGGAGAAGGAAGAGGCAGTTATAACAACTACTCTAACAATGGAGAAAGAAGTTGGAATCCACAAGCAACAAGAGGTCGTGGAAGAGGAAATTCATGGTCGAGGTGTGACAAATCACAAATCAAGTGCTTCAACTGCAAAAAGATCGGTCATTATGCATCTGAGTGTAGATTCTCGAAGAAAGTTGTGGAGAAAGCTAACTTTGTAGAAGAAAAAGGCAGAGAAGAAGAAACTTTGTTGCTCGCGTGCCAAAACCAAGttgaagagaaaagaaacaaATGGTACCTCGACACCGGCGCAAGCAATCACATGTGTGGCGATCGAAGCATGTTCGTAGAGATCAATGAAGCGACAACTGGCAATGTCTCATTTGGAGATGACTCAAAGATACCGGTCAAAGGCAAAG GGCAACCTGATGGAGGTGCAGCCTGA
- the LOC127115171 gene encoding ervatamin-B — MRISYNSKSFRFFIIFTACLCIYFAIQKKKTNEDKVILNISSSFEIRTNKYSTILGPKLDKFPNEDGVKKLFQLWKSEHGRVYNDLDEMTRKFAIFVTNLKYITKTNAKRDSRRGPLLGLTNFADWSNKEFRETYLHNIDMSKIKDTAKIVNDDVHDLPCSNPPSSLDWRSNGAVTDVKDQGTCNSCWAFTAVGAIEGIVAIKKGKLENFSEQELVDCDSESRGCEMGWVSEAFKWTIGNNGIALGSDYVYKAEKEDCKASQIRNSPISSIHAYNQVERSENGMLCAVAKQPIGMCLYAIPEDFQHYHSDEIYEGANCPVDSLETNHCMLIVGYDSKSGEDYWIVKNSYGTGWGKDGYMYIKRNTGKKYGVCAINAWAYNPIKND, encoded by the exons ATGAGGATTTCCTACAACTCAAAATCATTTCGtttcttcatcatcttcactgCTTGCTTATGTATATACTTTGCAATTCAAAAGAAAAAAACTAATGAAGATAAAGTTATCTTAAATATATCTTCAAGTTTTGAGATCCGAACCAATAAGTACTCCACCATTTTGGGTCCTAAACTTGATAAGTTTCCTAACGAAGATGGAGTTAAAAAACTATTCCAACTATGGAAGAGCGAACATGGACGAGTATACAATGATCTAGATGAGATGACAAGGAAATTTGCCATTTTTGTTACAAATTTGAAGTATATTACAAAGACTAATGCAAAGAGAGACTCACGTCGTGGCCCCCTTCTTGGTCTGACAAACTTTGCAGATTGGAGCAACAAGGAGTTCCGAGAAACATACTTGCATAATATTGACATGTCCAAGATCAAAGACACCGCGAAAATCGTGAACGATGATGTTCATGACTTACCATGTAGTAATCCACCTTCATCCTTAGATTGGAGATCAAATGGAGCTGTCACTGATGTTAAGGATCAAGGCACTTGTA ATAGTTGCTGGGCATTCACAGCTGTAGGCGCCATTGAAGGAATAGTTGCAATAAAGAAAGGGAAGCTTGAGAACTTTTCAGAGCAAGAACTTGTGGACTGTGACTCTGAAAGTAGAGGTTGCGAGATGGGATGGGTGTCCGAGGCGTTCAAATGGACTATAGGAAACAACGGAATTGCATTGGGGAGTGATTATGTTTATAAGGCAGAAAAGGAGGATTGCAAAGCCTCACAG ATTAGAAATAGTCCCATTAGTTCTATTCATGCATATAATCAAGTGGAGAGATCAGAGAATGGAATGCTGTGTGCTGTTGCTAAGCAGCCAATTGGTATGTGTCTTTATGCAATCCCGGAAGATTTTCAACATTACCATTCGGAC GAAATATATGAGGGTGCCAATTGCCCAGTGGATTCTTTAGAGACAAATCACTGCATGTTAATAGTGGGTTATGATTCGAAAAGCGGTGAAGATTATTGGATTGTGAAGAACTCATATGGCACAGGTTGGGGAAAGGATGGTTATATGTATATCAAAAGGAACACTGGTAAAAAGTATGGAGTGTGTGCAATTAACGCATGGGCTTATAACCCTATCAAAAATGATTAA